The following coding sequences are from one Verrucosispora sp. WMMD573 window:
- a CDS encoding tyrosine-type recombinase/integrase, with protein sequence MGHVEDRWYKTLRHPGGQRERVKTELFGKGLRYRVRYIGPDGKERKKSFPDRAKREAEAFLVSTESDKLRGSYVDPVAGRMTFAEYAETWLRTRSFDESTRESTEFRVRKHLLPSFGSKKLAEIKPGHIRAWDADMVGKLAPATRAVVFAHLRTILGAAVDDERIAKNPCSAKSVKPPRPVQRRVVPWRFEQVSAIRGGLAQRYRPMVDLGAGCGLRQGEILGLGVDDIDLDAGWVHVCRQVKLVRSRLVFGLPKNDRDRRIPLPDSVAQVLKQHVDDFVPVSLTLPWEDPATDERVTVPLLFTTTRRGAINRRTFDNKSWRPAVVAAGITPTRATGMHALRHFYASSLLDAGESIKALASYLGHADPGFTLRVYTHLMPASEERTRRAIDDLFAAS encoded by the coding sequence ATGGGACACGTAGAGGATCGCTGGTACAAGACGCTGCGTCACCCCGGCGGGCAACGGGAGCGGGTCAAGACGGAACTGTTCGGCAAGGGCCTGCGCTACCGGGTGCGCTACATCGGCCCGGACGGCAAGGAACGCAAGAAGTCGTTTCCGGACCGGGCCAAGCGTGAGGCTGAGGCGTTCCTCGTCTCTACCGAGTCGGACAAGCTACGCGGCTCGTACGTCGACCCGGTCGCCGGTCGGATGACCTTCGCCGAGTACGCGGAGACGTGGCTACGGACGCGTTCGTTCGACGAGTCGACCCGGGAGAGCACGGAGTTCCGGGTACGCAAGCATCTGCTGCCGTCCTTCGGTTCCAAGAAGCTGGCCGAGATCAAGCCGGGACACATCCGGGCATGGGACGCGGACATGGTCGGCAAGCTTGCCCCGGCGACTCGGGCCGTGGTCTTCGCCCACCTGCGGACCATCCTCGGCGCGGCCGTCGATGACGAGCGGATCGCCAAGAATCCGTGTTCGGCAAAGTCGGTCAAGCCTCCGCGACCGGTGCAGCGGCGGGTGGTGCCGTGGCGGTTCGAACAGGTTTCGGCAATCCGCGGTGGCCTCGCCCAGCGGTACCGCCCGATGGTCGACCTGGGCGCCGGCTGCGGTCTGCGGCAGGGGGAGATCCTCGGCCTCGGGGTCGACGACATCGACCTTGACGCGGGCTGGGTGCACGTCTGCCGTCAGGTCAAGCTCGTCCGCTCCCGTCTCGTCTTCGGGCTGCCCAAGAATGACCGGGACCGCCGGATACCGCTGCCCGACTCCGTCGCTCAGGTGCTGAAGCAGCACGTCGACGACTTCGTCCCGGTGTCGCTCACCCTGCCGTGGGAGGACCCGGCCACCGACGAGCGGGTCACGGTGCCGCTGCTGTTCACCACCACCCGGCGCGGCGCGATCAATCGGCGGACCTTCGACAACAAGAGCTGGCGGCCCGCTGTCGTGGCGGCCGGCATCACGCCGACCCGTGCCACCGGGATGCACGCGTTACGGCACTTCTACGCCTCGTCGTTGCTCGACGCGGGGGAGAGCATCAAGGCCCTCGCCTCCTACCTCGGCCACGCCGATCCCGGCTTCACCCTCCGCGTCTACACGCACCTGATGCCGGCCAGCGAGGAACGCACCCGGCGCGCGATTGATGATCTGTTCGCGGCATCGTAG
- a CDS encoding helix-turn-helix domain-containing protein, which produces MSANDGLWTIRDVAAYLRVPPETLYRWRKVKYGPPAARVGRHLRYEPEAVRSWVREQAAA; this is translated from the coding sequence ATGTCGGCGAACGACGGGCTCTGGACGATCCGGGACGTGGCGGCGTACCTGCGGGTACCGCCCGAGACGCTGTACCGCTGGCGCAAAGTCAAGTACGGGCCGCCGGCGGCTCGGGTCGGCCGACACCTGCGGTACGAGCCGGAAGCGGTCCGGTCCTGGGTACGCGAGCAGGCGGCGGCCTGA
- a CDS encoding replication initiator produces the protein MTATSTTAPTLPGLEPAPTPAAPPRPGSRAARMALPRSVDVLKEIAAEYGVCVRPLAMRRTDLNTGLTEVIDLPCGATREDKCGPCAKKNRRLRQAQIREGWHRDDEPLPPPEPATEEQKALILLRGHLEFSRDEASRASQWDQVEDLDEAIREVEEAIAAEGLRGRVAPPHSTGDEDQGDEDNGRRRKRSTRRRQDAPDLPRRKVERRTVGKTYTAPDGTTYRPSMWLTLTLDSYGPVRPDGTPLNPDRYDYRRAAWDAVHFPRLLDRFWQNLRRCEGWNVQYAGCVEPQRRLAPHAHFAIRGTIPRDVLRTVAAATYHQVWWPSVDVQRYTLDRLPVWDEQASVWVDQDARAPLTTWSEALDAIDDDLDAEPVHVVRFGSQVDARGVMPGTDDAERTIRYVTKYITKHTGDVHKATTDRQRAHLDRLWQELQVTPCTDRCANWLLYGIQPRKAHAKLKPGRCKGKVHQRDTLGIGGRRILISRDWSGKTLSDHKHDVRAWVRALLGVSVGLEGVYDQGATVEPVRHAWELARPDDPDVGPMAHRLLRAIGERARWRSELLAAKDRAAQLPDTASTTETDGTTGEGL, from the coding sequence ATGACGGCGACCTCTACGACCGCCCCCACCCTGCCCGGCCTCGAACCCGCCCCGACCCCGGCTGCACCTCCTCGGCCGGGGTCGCGGGCGGCCCGCATGGCGCTACCCCGCTCGGTCGACGTGCTCAAGGAGATCGCGGCCGAGTACGGCGTCTGCGTCCGTCCCCTGGCGATGCGCCGCACCGACTTGAACACCGGCCTGACTGAGGTCATCGACCTGCCTTGCGGCGCGACCCGGGAGGACAAGTGCGGGCCGTGCGCGAAGAAGAACCGCCGGCTGCGGCAGGCCCAGATCCGGGAGGGCTGGCACCGCGATGACGAACCGCTACCGCCACCGGAGCCGGCGACCGAGGAACAGAAGGCGCTGATCCTGCTGCGCGGTCACCTGGAGTTCTCCCGCGACGAGGCGTCCCGAGCCAGCCAGTGGGACCAGGTAGAAGATCTCGACGAGGCAATCCGCGAAGTAGAAGAGGCAATCGCGGCCGAAGGGCTCCGGGGACGGGTCGCGCCGCCGCACTCGACCGGGGACGAGGACCAGGGCGACGAGGACAACGGTCGGCGGCGCAAGCGTTCTACCCGCCGTCGCCAGGATGCCCCGGACCTGCCTCGGCGTAAGGTCGAGCGCCGTACGGTCGGCAAGACCTACACCGCCCCCGACGGCACCACCTACCGGCCGTCGATGTGGCTCACGCTCACCCTCGACTCGTACGGCCCGGTCCGCCCCGACGGCACCCCGCTCAACCCCGACCGGTACGACTACCGCCGGGCGGCGTGGGACGCGGTGCACTTCCCTCGGCTGCTCGATCGGTTCTGGCAGAACCTGCGCCGCTGCGAGGGATGGAACGTCCAGTACGCCGGCTGCGTCGAGCCCCAACGCCGCCTCGCCCCACACGCACACTTCGCCATCCGAGGCACCATCCCGCGCGACGTGCTCCGGACCGTGGCGGCGGCTACCTATCACCAGGTGTGGTGGCCCAGCGTCGATGTTCAGCGGTACACCCTCGACCGGCTGCCCGTCTGGGACGAGCAGGCTTCCGTGTGGGTCGACCAGGACGCCCGCGCGCCGCTGACCACCTGGTCGGAAGCACTCGACGCCATCGACGACGACCTCGACGCGGAACCGGTGCACGTCGTGCGCTTCGGCTCCCAGGTCGACGCACGCGGCGTCATGCCCGGCACCGACGACGCCGAACGGACCATCCGCTACGTCACGAAATACATCACCAAGCACACGGGCGACGTCCACAAGGCGACGACTGACCGGCAACGCGCCCACCTCGACCGGCTGTGGCAGGAACTCCAGGTCACCCCGTGCACCGACCGCTGCGCGAACTGGCTGCTCTACGGCATCCAACCGCGCAAGGCGCACGCGAAGCTCAAGCCGGGCCGCTGCAAGGGCAAGGTCCACCAGCGGGACACCCTCGGTATCGGCGGCCGGCGCATCCTCATCTCCCGCGACTGGTCCGGCAAGACCCTCTCTGACCACAAGCACGATGTCCGGGCCTGGGTGCGGGCGCTGCTCGGGGTGAGTGTCGGCCTGGAGGGCGTCTACGACCAGGGTGCCACCGTCGAACCTGTCCGCCACGCCTGGGAACTCGCCCGACCCGACGATCCCGACGTCGGCCCCATGGCGCATCGGCTGCTGCGGGCGATCGGTGAACGTGCCCGCTGGCGCTCCGAACTCCTCGCTGCCAAGGACCGCGCCGCGCAGCTCCCCGACACGGCATCGACGACGGAAACGGACGGCACAACGGGGGAGGGGCTGTGA
- a CDS encoding DUF2637 domain-containing protein, whose product MTRDRIESAVRLLILLAIGTMAGAAAFTHVHDLSVAHGQPHWIGWANAVAVELMAIYLGLEIRARRRNGRPAGFVGVLLVAFALLSLAAQVAEAEPSVWGWIVAAVPSLAFLALVKVVLSSAPATAPAPEPAQSQADRHDEPEQAEPVPPADVMPPASVSVLPPRGVVQPGRRQVVGIIR is encoded by the coding sequence GTGACCCGCGACCGCATCGAATCCGCCGTACGCCTGCTCATCCTGCTCGCCATCGGCACCATGGCCGGCGCTGCCGCCTTCACCCACGTCCATGACCTCTCCGTCGCCCACGGCCAACCACACTGGATCGGCTGGGCCAACGCCGTAGCCGTCGAACTCATGGCCATCTACCTCGGCCTCGAAATCCGCGCCCGCCGCCGCAACGGCCGACCGGCCGGCTTCGTCGGCGTCCTCCTGGTCGCCTTCGCCCTGCTCTCCCTCGCCGCCCAGGTCGCCGAAGCCGAACCCTCCGTGTGGGGCTGGATCGTCGCCGCCGTCCCCTCGCTGGCCTTCCTCGCCCTGGTCAAAGTCGTCCTGTCCAGTGCACCCGCCACCGCGCCGGCACCGGAACCGGCCCAATCGCAGGCCGACCGGCACGACGAACCCGAGCAGGCCGAGCCTGTTCCGCCTGCTGACGTGATGCCGCCGGCATCAGTCTCCGTGCTGCCACCGCGCGGCGTCGTCCAGCCCGGCCGGCGTCAGGTGGTGGGGATCATCCGATGA
- a CDS encoding FtsK/SpoIIIE domain-containing protein → MTTAGDLMVIRPRRLELPLWLIALGMLLRWLFRAVVWCVRHPVIVGLVVAGGWLYAEFGRAGLIVPLVLAGLVSAVWRWKHETSWWDWCAGPVLGWFRQVFVYRRAWREAMTLCGLTRTYDHRPVMPQLLRVRSDQALDVLTVRMVRGQTPEEFQKVTANLAYAFGRRHARVYSERPGDPPPRTGYWALVLGWVDRLRYRDRPSLVYLVVVRTDALRTVVKPFDVPVVPDLTALPLARREDLRHWSLHLLATHVLIGGATRSGKGSVLWSLVRSLAGGISSGLVRLWVIDPKGGMEFAMGRPLFARFAGKSFEAMADLLDEAVTVLRERQTRLAGTVRVHTPTEADPLVVVVIDEMAALTAYLQDAELRKRIASSLGLLLSQGAGVGVLVVAALQDPRKEVLPFRDLFPTRIALGLTEAAQVDLILGDGARNRGALADQMPRWAKGVGYVILDGTPEPARVRFSHITDDDIRQLAATHPAPADAADILAQVGRETAPEPTHRPPLPRPRGPLLPDSLLNILRDTDGGEPR, encoded by the coding sequence ATGACCACGGCCGGGGATCTGATGGTGATCCGTCCTCGGCGGCTTGAGCTGCCGCTGTGGCTGATCGCGCTCGGGATGCTGCTGCGGTGGCTGTTCCGGGCTGTCGTCTGGTGTGTGCGGCATCCGGTGATCGTGGGCCTGGTCGTGGCCGGCGGGTGGCTCTACGCCGAGTTCGGCCGGGCCGGGCTGATCGTGCCGCTGGTTCTGGCCGGTCTGGTGTCGGCGGTGTGGCGGTGGAAGCACGAAACATCGTGGTGGGACTGGTGCGCGGGGCCGGTGCTGGGCTGGTTCCGTCAGGTGTTCGTCTACCGGCGGGCCTGGCGGGAAGCCATGACGCTGTGCGGGCTGACCCGCACGTATGACCATCGGCCGGTCATGCCGCAGTTGCTGCGGGTGCGCTCCGATCAGGCGCTGGACGTGCTGACGGTTCGCATGGTGCGTGGGCAGACGCCGGAGGAGTTCCAGAAGGTCACGGCCAATTTGGCGTACGCGTTCGGTCGCCGCCATGCCCGGGTCTACTCGGAGCGTCCCGGCGATCCGCCGCCCCGGACTGGCTATTGGGCGTTGGTGCTGGGCTGGGTGGATCGGCTGCGGTACCGGGATCGGCCGTCGCTGGTTTACCTGGTCGTGGTCCGTACCGATGCGCTGCGCACGGTGGTGAAGCCGTTCGACGTGCCTGTGGTGCCCGACCTCACCGCGCTGCCCCTGGCCCGGCGGGAAGACCTGCGGCACTGGTCCCTGCACCTGCTCGCCACCCACGTCCTGATCGGTGGCGCGACCCGCTCCGGTAAGGGCTCGGTGCTGTGGTCCCTCGTCCGCTCCCTCGCCGGTGGGATCAGCTCCGGGCTGGTGCGGCTGTGGGTGATCGACCCCAAGGGCGGCATGGAGTTCGCCATGGGCCGACCGCTGTTCGCCCGCTTCGCCGGCAAGTCCTTCGAGGCCATGGCCGACCTCCTCGACGAGGCCGTCACCGTGCTGCGCGAGCGGCAGACCCGCCTTGCCGGCACGGTCCGAGTACACACGCCGACCGAGGCTGACCCCCTGGTCGTGGTCGTCATCGACGAGATGGCCGCCCTCACCGCCTACCTGCAAGATGCTGAGCTGCGTAAGCGCATCGCTTCGTCGCTGGGGCTGCTGCTGTCCCAAGGGGCCGGCGTCGGCGTCCTGGTCGTGGCGGCGTTGCAGGACCCGCGCAAGGAAGTCCTGCCGTTCCGGGACCTGTTCCCGACCCGCATCGCGCTCGGCCTGACCGAGGCCGCTCAGGTCGACCTAATCCTCGGCGACGGTGCCCGCAACCGGGGCGCCCTGGCCGACCAGATGCCCCGATGGGCCAAGGGCGTCGGCTACGTGATCCTCGACGGCACCCCCGAACCCGCCCGGGTCCGCTTCTCCCACATCACCGACGACGACATCCGCCAGCTCGCCGCGACCCATCCGGCCCCGGCTGACGCGGCGGACATCCTCGCCCAGGTTGGCCGGGAAACCGCCCCCGAACCCACCCACCGCCCGCCGCTGCCCCGCCCACGCGGACCGCTGCTGCCGGACTCCCTGCTCAACATCCTCCGCGACACCGACGGGGGTGAGCCGCGGTGA
- a CDS encoding transcriptional regulator codes for MALRGGTRFAVRFEDVFPAGCALVPESLGEVEDYDEKTGRRSPAKDKVTGQRVWQVRVMDLDPELGKRSRETTVKISADYQPVPPSGAPFEAVEFDGMTVTPYVANNGRMAYSLRATGLRAPVVGGKKAAA; via the coding sequence ATGGCTCTGCGTGGCGGTACGAGGTTCGCCGTGCGGTTCGAGGACGTGTTCCCGGCGGGGTGCGCGTTGGTGCCCGAGTCGCTGGGTGAGGTGGAGGACTACGACGAGAAGACGGGTCGGCGGTCCCCGGCGAAGGACAAGGTGACCGGTCAGCGGGTGTGGCAGGTCCGGGTGATGGACCTTGACCCTGAGCTGGGCAAGCGGTCCCGGGAGACGACGGTGAAGATCTCGGCTGACTATCAGCCGGTGCCGCCGTCGGGTGCGCCGTTCGAGGCGGTGGAGTTCGACGGGATGACGGTGACGCCGTACGTGGCGAACAACGGTCGGATGGCGTACTCGCTGCGGGCGACCGGGCTTCGGGCTCCGGTGGTCGGCGGCAAGAAGGCGGCGGCGTAG